The Brachyhypopomus gauderio isolate BG-103 chromosome 7, BGAUD_0.2, whole genome shotgun sequence genome has a window encoding:
- the orai2 gene encoding protein orai-2: MSSDLNVPVGSSAAGVSDRLQDGGGMDYRDWVRRSYLELVTSNHHSAQALSWRKLYLSRAKLKASSRTSALLSGFAMVAMVEVQLEMQYSYPRLLLIAFSVCTTVLVAVHLFALLISTCILPNVEAVSNIHNLNSVSESPHERMHHYIELAWGFSTALGILLFLAEVVLLCWIKFLPVDSGTVPRAPNCTGPQPQPSCPQPAGHSGWQAALASTIIMVPVGLIFVVFTIHFYRSLVRHKTERHHQEIEELHKIKVQLDGHERGLQAV; the protein is encoded by the exons ATGAGCAGCGACCTGAACGTGCCCGTGGGCTCGTCGGCCGCCGGCGTGTCCGACAGGCTGCAGGATGGAGGAGGGATGGACTACCGGGACTGGGTGCGCCGGAGCTACCTGGAGCTCGTCACCTCCAACCACCACTCCGCGCAGGCGCTGTCGTGGAGGAAGCTCTACCTGAGCAGGGCCAAGCTCAAAGCGTCCAGCCGCACCTCAGCCTTGCTCTCTGGTTTCGCCATG GTGGCCATGGTGGAGGTCCAGTTGGAAATGCAGTACAGCTACCCACGTCTGCTTCTCATCGCCTTCAGCGTGTGCACGACCGTGCTGGTGGCCGTGCACCTGTTTGCTCTGCTCATCAGCACCTGCATCCTGCCCAACGTGGAGGCCGTCAGCAACATCCACAACCTCAACTCGGTGTCCGAGTCTCCCCACGAGCGCATGCACCACTACATCGAGCTGGCGTGGGGCTTCTCCACCGCCCTGGGTATCCTGCTCTTCCTGGCCGAGGTGGTGCTCCTCTGCTGGATCAAGTTCCTGCCCGTGGACTCCGGGACCGTCCCCAGGGCCCCGAACTGCACGGGCCCCCAGCCGCAGCCGTCGTGTCCTCAGCCGGCGGGCCACAGCGGCTGGCAGGCCGCACTGGCGTCCACCATCATCATGGTGCCCGTGGGGCTGATCTTCGTGGTGTTCACCATCCACTTCTACCGCTCGCTGGTGCGCCACAAGACAGAGCGCCACCACCAGGAGATCGAGGAACTGCACAAGATCAAGGTTCAGCTGGACGGCCACGAGAGAGGACTGCAGGCCGTGTGA
- the pex12 gene encoding peroxisome assembly protein 12 yields the protein MAERGAHLTTAAAEDRPSIFEVLAQDSLMSAVKPALQHAIKTLAESNPARYGILWRNFDEIYVVLDLLLQHHFLSRTSASFSENFYGLKRVGPDSARPAHRGLPRKQHLRSLLLLALLPYLRAKLEKVFARQRDEDDFSIRLPQSLAQKMYRAFLAAYPYACMAWEGWTFCHQLLYIFGKTRTHSPLLWLAGVKLSYLTAHDIRSLDLKPSGPALSPSQSVGEKVRQALSTVVGGVAVSLSTGLSLGVFFLQFLEWWYSADNQSTIKSLTSLPTPPPPVHLVDRDDSLLCGKVCPVCRRVRANDTALATSGYVFCYRCIYTYVKANHRCPLTGYPSELQHLIKIYSPEG from the exons ATGGCTGAACGAGGTGCACATCTGACCACAGCAGCTGCTGAAGACAGGCCTTCAATTTTTGAGGTTTTAGCTCAGGATTCGTTGATGAGTGCGGTCAAACCTGCACTGCAGCACGCCATTAAA ACCCTAGCTGAATCGAATCCTGCTCGTTATGGGATCCTCTGGAGGAACTTTGATGAGATCTACGTCGTCCTAGACCTGCTGCTACAACATCATTTCCTCTCGCGCACCAGCGCCTCTTTTTCCGAAAACTTCTACGGCCTGAAGCGCGTGGGGCCGGATAGCGCACGACCGGCCCACCGTGGCCTTCCCCGCAAGCAGCATTTGCGCTCGTTGCTTCTCCTAGCGCTTCTCCCGTACCTGCGCGCCAAACTGGAGAAAGTCTTCGCTCGCCAGAGGGACGAGGACGATTTCTCCATACGGCTGCCCCAGTCCCTTGCGCAGAAGATGTACAGGGCGTTTCTAGCAGCCTATCCTTATGCGTGCATGGCATGGGAGGGCTGGACTTTTTGCCATCAGCTTCTGTACATTTTTGGCAAGACGCGCACGCATTCTCCCCTGCTGTGGCTGGCAGGCGTTAAATTGTCCTATCTCACAGCCCATGACATTCGCAGCTTGGACCTCAAGCCATCAGGACCTGCTCTGAGCCCCAGCCAGAG CGTTGGGGAGAAGGTGCGGCAGGCGTTGTCCACCGTGGTCGGTGGGGTGGCAGTTTCCCTCTCCACTGGCCTTTCTCTGGGAGTGTTCTTCCTGCAGTTTCTTGAGTGGTGGTACTCCGCAGACAACCAGAGCACCATCAagtccctcacctccctccccacGCCCCCTCCGCCCGTTCACTTGGTGGACCGGGACGACTCGCTCTTGTGCGGCAAAGTCTGCCCAGTGTGCAGGAGAGTGCGTGCCAACGACACGGCCCTTGCCACCTCGGGCTACGTGTTCTGTTACCGGTGCATTTACACGTACGTCAAGGCCAACCACAGGTGTCCCTTAACAGGTTACCCCTCTGAGTTACAGCACCTTATTAAGATATACTCCCCAGAGGGGTAG